The following are from one region of the Amylibacter sp. IMCC11727 genome:
- a CDS encoding insulinase family protein produces MIRILSALILIATTISTHAQEVIPLKDIGGLHSAYVVPRDTFNRVDVQLIVLSGSYDDDEVSGTAHFLEHLAAFSADTYVLREPRARDLFAKTSSVATIYTNSGAPNDIDRLMKLSRAVLNDPVLPKDFLESEIKIVERETLLRERQYPTRWLRRINLQNLYGSKRGRANNMIEDLPRLNLQTALEFHKKHYAPANVMVLISGKISPEQAAAKVKEYFGDTEQSTAPEKWWLNEKPDPNLRHKESLSSDRLQDNIIIYSKFIDLDWVDTSIDLQGEFFIGVSIFQSRIREALMFNRFDFQSVGTDFFMAKNGDTEMNTFIEPMPGVDFETALATFENTFNALLDKPVTAEEIDTARKRNAAHAKGAARGSQDFLRFLENVASDGLPPISPGTYAKLIEDTTDAEVLRFIEKLIEPSATSILFAAKED; encoded by the coding sequence GTGATCAGAATACTCTCCGCCCTCATCCTTATTGCAACGACCATCAGCACCCACGCTCAAGAGGTGATACCGCTCAAAGATATCGGTGGTTTGCACTCGGCTTATGTTGTGCCGCGTGACACATTCAATCGCGTTGATGTGCAGCTCATTGTGCTGTCGGGATCTTATGATGACGACGAAGTTTCCGGCACGGCCCACTTTCTTGAACATCTCGCGGCGTTTTCGGCAGACACTTACGTTCTGCGCGAGCCCCGCGCACGAGACCTGTTTGCCAAGACAAGTTCGGTCGCCACCATCTACACCAACTCTGGCGCACCAAACGACATTGACCGCCTGATGAAACTGTCCCGCGCCGTATTGAACGATCCTGTTCTGCCCAAAGATTTCCTTGAAAGCGAAATCAAAATTGTCGAACGCGAAACCCTTTTGCGTGAACGCCAATACCCCACTCGCTGGCTACGCCGGATCAATCTGCAAAACCTTTATGGGTCAAAACGCGGACGTGCCAACAATATGATCGAGGACCTGCCGCGCCTTAACTTGCAAACGGCGCTGGAATTTCACAAAAAACACTATGCGCCAGCCAATGTCATGGTTTTGATATCGGGGAAAATTTCGCCCGAACAAGCAGCTGCCAAGGTGAAAGAGTATTTTGGCGACACCGAACAGTCCACCGCACCCGAAAAATGGTGGCTCAACGAAAAGCCCGATCCAAACCTGCGCCACAAAGAAAGCCTGTCCTCTGATCGCCTACAGGACAACATCATCATTTATTCCAAATTCATTGATTTGGATTGGGTGGACACCTCTATTGATTTGCAGGGCGAATTTTTTATCGGCGTCTCGATTTTCCAATCCCGTATCCGCGAAGCCTTAATGTTCAACCGTTTTGATTTTCAATCCGTCGGCACAGATTTCTTTATGGCCAAAAACGGCGATACGGAAATGAACACCTTTATCGAACCGATGCCTGGCGTGGATTTTGAAACGGCCTTGGCTACATTTGAAAACACCTTCAATGCTTTGTTGGACAAACCAGTCACGGCCGAAGAAATCGACACAGCCCGCAAACGTAATGCCGCCCACGCCAAAGGAGCCGCCCGTGGCTCACAGGATTTCTTGCGCTTTTTGGAAAACGTGGCCTCTGACGGGCTACCGCCCATATCTCCAGGCACATATGCGAAACTGATCGAAGACACGACAGACGCCGAAGTCCTGCGCTTCATTGAAAAACTGATCGAACCCTCCGCGACTTCGATCCTCTTTGCAGCGAAGGAAGATTAA
- the glyA gene encoding serine hydroxymethyltransferase, whose protein sequence is MTNVRDAGFFTEDLSTRDPEIFGSITNELGRQRDEIELIASENIVSKAVMQAQGSVMTNKYAEGYPGRRYYGGCQFVDVAENLAIERAKQLFNCEFANVQPNSGSQANQGVMQALLQPGDTILGMSLDAGGHLTHGAKPNQSGKWFNAVQYGVRKQDNLLDYDQVQELANEHQPKMIIAGGSAIPRQIDFAKMREIADSVGAYLHVDMAHFAGLVAAGVHPSPFPHAHVATTTTHKTLRGPRGGMIVTNDEALAKKFNSAIFPGIQGGPLMHVIAGKAVAFGEALRPEFKAYQQQVVKNAQALADQLMKGGLDIVTGGTDTHVMLVDLRPKGVTGNITDAALGRAHITTNKNGIPFDPEKPTVTSGIRLGTPAGTTRGFGEAEFREIGDLIVEVVDGLAANGPDNNGAVEAAVKAKVADLCGRFPIYEGM, encoded by the coding sequence ATGACAAACGTACGCGACGCTGGCTTCTTCACCGAAGACCTATCCACCCGTGACCCAGAGATTTTTGGCTCCATCACTAACGAACTTGGTCGTCAACGGGACGAAATTGAACTGATCGCATCCGAAAACATTGTATCCAAGGCCGTTATGCAGGCCCAAGGGTCGGTGATGACGAACAAATATGCCGAAGGCTATCCTGGGCGTCGCTACTACGGCGGGTGTCAGTTCGTTGATGTGGCAGAAAACCTCGCTATTGAGCGTGCGAAACAACTGTTCAACTGTGAATTTGCTAACGTGCAACCAAACTCGGGTTCCCAAGCAAACCAAGGTGTAATGCAGGCGCTCTTGCAACCAGGCGACACAATCCTTGGCATGTCTTTGGACGCAGGGGGCCACCTGACACACGGCGCGAAGCCAAACCAATCAGGCAAGTGGTTCAACGCTGTTCAATACGGCGTGCGCAAGCAAGACAACCTCTTGGATTATGACCAAGTCCAAGAATTGGCCAACGAACATCAGCCAAAAATGATCATCGCGGGTGGTTCTGCGATCCCACGCCAAATCGACTTTGCCAAAATGCGCGAAATCGCAGACAGCGTTGGTGCATACTTGCACGTGGACATGGCCCACTTTGCGGGCCTCGTGGCGGCTGGCGTTCACCCGTCCCCATTCCCACACGCCCACGTTGCCACAACAACCACGCACAAAACACTGCGCGGCCCACGTGGTGGCATGATCGTCACAAATGACGAAGCACTGGCCAAGAAATTCAACTCTGCCATCTTCCCTGGCATCCAAGGCGGCCCCTTGATGCACGTTATCGCGGGCAAAGCCGTTGCTTTTGGCGAAGCCTTGCGCCCAGAGTTCAAAGCCTACCAACAACAAGTGGTGAAAAACGCCCAAGCTCTGGCAGACCAGCTGATGAAAGGTGGTCTTGATATCGTTACTGGCGGCACAGACACACACGTGATGCTCGTCGATCTGCGCCCCAAAGGTGTAACTGGCAACATCACAGACGCCGCCCTTGGCCGCGCCCACATCACAACAAACAAAAACGGCATCCCGTTTGACCCAGAAAAACCAACCGTGACCTCAGGCATCCGCCTTGGCACACCGGCGGGCACAACCCGCGGCTTTGGCGAAGCAGAGTTCCGTGAAATCGGTGATCTGATCGTCGAAGTGGTGGACGGCTTGGCCGCAAACGGCCCAGACAACAACGGCGCAGTCGAAGCCGCTGTCAAAGCCAAAGTGGCCGATCTTTGCGGGCGCTTCCCAATCTACGAAGGCATGTAA
- a CDS encoding NAD kinase: MRFKKISFLASKAEMAQDARAALVQRYGHVSPVQADLIVALGGDGFMLSTLHETQGLRAPVYGMNRGTVGFLMNEYSEDGLEDRLALAEETVIHPLRMTAHGVDGEEREGLAINEVSLLRKGPQAAKLRILVDGKERLSELVCDGALLATPAGSTAYNYSAHGPILPIGAEILALTAVAAFRPRRWRGALLPMRAKVRIEVLESDKRPVQAVADSFDARAVEWVEIQSAPDISHRLLFDPEHGLEERLIREQFV, encoded by the coding sequence ATGCGATTTAAAAAGATCAGTTTTTTGGCCAGCAAAGCCGAAATGGCCCAAGACGCCCGCGCGGCTTTGGTGCAGCGGTATGGGCATGTGTCCCCTGTGCAAGCGGATTTGATCGTCGCGTTGGGGGGGGATGGTTTTATGCTGTCCACTTTACACGAAACCCAAGGTCTGCGTGCGCCTGTTTACGGAATGAACCGTGGGACAGTTGGGTTTTTGATGAATGAATATTCCGAAGACGGGTTAGAGGATCGGCTGGCGCTGGCCGAGGAAACCGTGATCCATCCGCTGCGCATGACGGCACATGGTGTTGATGGCGAAGAACGCGAAGGTTTGGCCATCAACGAAGTATCTTTGCTGCGCAAAGGGCCCCAAGCGGCCAAACTGCGAATTTTGGTGGATGGCAAAGAGCGGCTGTCTGAGCTGGTGTGTGATGGGGCGCTGTTGGCAACCCCAGCGGGTTCAACCGCCTACAACTATTCTGCGCATGGTCCGATTTTACCCATCGGGGCGGAGATTTTGGCGCTGACGGCCGTTGCAGCGTTTCGCCCACGGCGCTGGCGTGGGGCTTTGTTGCCGATGCGTGCGAAAGTGCGAATCGAAGTGTTGGAATCAGATAAACGCCCTGTGCAAGCGGTGGCAGACAGTTTTGATGCCCGCGCTGTGGAATGGGTGGAAATCCAAAGCGCGCCAGATATTTCTCATCGGTTGCTGTTTGATCCAGAACACGGCTTGGAAGAGCGGTTGATCCGCGAGCAGTTTGTCTGA
- a CDS encoding GNAT family N-acetyltransferase: protein MSDFVIKGTKGVVLRRLSPADLAAFQAYRQDPEVGRFQDWDRMDDEKAAGFLQHMSKAALFVKGQWSQIGVDLDGELIGDMGVFVSADKPEAEIGVTLAQGAQGKGLAEAAVRALIGYLFDDLGLDQIIAGAHKDNARSIALMERLGMSFTAEVGDDVDYVLHRSV, encoded by the coding sequence TTGTCTGACTTTGTGATCAAAGGCACAAAGGGCGTGGTACTGCGCCGCCTTTCGCCTGCAGATTTGGCGGCGTTTCAAGCCTATCGCCAAGACCCAGAAGTGGGTCGGTTTCAAGACTGGGACCGTATGGATGATGAAAAGGCCGCAGGGTTTTTACAGCACATGTCCAAAGCCGCGTTGTTTGTGAAAGGACAATGGTCTCAGATTGGTGTTGATTTGGACGGTGAGCTGATCGGGGACATGGGTGTTTTTGTCAGCGCGGATAAACCCGAAGCAGAGATTGGTGTGACATTGGCACAAGGTGCGCAAGGCAAAGGGCTGGCCGAGGCGGCTGTGCGGGCGTTGATTGGCTATCTGTTTGATGATCTTGGACTAGATCAGATTATTGCAGGTGCGCACAAAGACAATGCGCGATCCATTGCGTTGATGGAGCGGTTGGGCATGAGCTTTACGGCCGAGGTTGGGGACGATGTGGATTACGTTTTGCATCGCTCAGTTTAA
- a CDS encoding SDR family oxidoreductase: protein MIDFNGKIVLITGGRSGIGAATADRFAGLGATVFTAQRGTDPTHTSITADFLDPTAPQNVIDQIIARTGRLDILVNNAGLMIEGTTLETSEQDWANTIQVNLTAPFLLTKSALPHLIKSAGNIVNIGSIEGLGSNPRHPAYCASKAGLHGLTRAIAVDHGPDGIRCNAVAPGWIDTDLNTAFIESLGDPAEFRKKIGGIHPVGRTGAPSEVANLVTWLASDEAAFVTGQIWTIDGGRMAKLSLP from the coding sequence ATGATCGACTTCAATGGAAAAATCGTTCTTATCACAGGCGGGCGCAGTGGCATCGGCGCGGCCACCGCAGACAGGTTCGCCGGCCTTGGCGCAACAGTCTTCACCGCCCAGCGCGGCACGGACCCAACCCACACCAGCATCACCGCAGATTTCCTTGATCCAACCGCACCACAAAACGTCATCGACCAGATCATCGCGCGAACAGGAAGACTCGATATCCTTGTCAACAACGCGGGCCTGATGATTGAAGGCACCACCCTTGAAACCAGCGAACAAGACTGGGCCAACACCATTCAGGTTAACCTCACCGCGCCCTTTTTACTGACCAAATCCGCCCTGCCCCACCTGATCAAATCCGCTGGCAATATCGTCAATATTGGTTCCATCGAAGGGCTCGGCTCGAACCCACGCCACCCTGCTTATTGCGCTTCAAAAGCAGGCCTGCATGGCCTGACCCGCGCCATTGCGGTTGATCATGGCCCAGATGGAATACGCTGCAATGCCGTGGCCCCAGGCTGGATCGACACCGATCTCAACACAGCCTTCATCGAAAGCTTGGGCGACCCAGCAGAGTTTCGCAAGAAAATCGGCGGCATTCACCCCGTCGGTCGCACGGGTGCCCCGAGCGAGGTTGCAAATCTTGTCACTTGGCTCGCCTCAGACGAAGCTGCCTTTGTCACTGGTCAAATCTGGACAATCGACGGCGGCAGAATGGCAAAACTCAGCCTACCCTAA
- a CDS encoding SDR family oxidoreductase has product MTDLKGKRVLLTGAAGGIGQAVVRRFQSAGATVLGVDIKDSVADHSITGDLMDATFCDALPTHAADVLGGLDILINNAGIITRGDITQATDTDFARTMAINVEAPFRLCRAAIPIMAATGGGAIVNTSSCWGVHPGPNHPVYVMSKAAVASMTQCLGMDHAHQGIRVNAVCPNEVNTPMIRTGFKIRGMDPDKAIAELNASVPLGRIAEPEDIADVILFLASDQSRYMCGALLEVNGGKPVK; this is encoded by the coding sequence ATGACAGATTTAAAAGGCAAACGCGTGTTACTCACCGGCGCCGCTGGCGGGATCGGGCAGGCCGTTGTACGGCGTTTCCAATCCGCTGGGGCAACCGTGCTTGGTGTCGATATCAAAGACAGCGTGGCGGATCATTCAATCACCGGCGATCTGATGGACGCCACATTCTGCGACGCTCTCCCAACCCATGCTGCCGATGTATTGGGTGGCCTCGACATCCTTATCAATAACGCAGGCATCATCACACGGGGCGACATCACGCAAGCCACTGACACCGATTTCGCCCGCACCATGGCCATCAATGTGGAGGCCCCGTTCCGCCTCTGCCGCGCGGCTATTCCCATCATGGCCGCAACTGGGGGCGGTGCCATCGTCAACACATCGTCCTGCTGGGGCGTTCACCCTGGCCCGAACCATCCCGTCTACGTCATGTCCAAAGCCGCCGTCGCGTCGATGACCCAATGCCTCGGCATGGACCACGCTCATCAAGGTATCCGCGTCAACGCCGTCTGCCCAAACGAGGTCAACACTCCAATGATCCGCACGGGTTTCAAAATTCGTGGCATGGACCCTGACAAAGCCATCGCAGAATTGAATGCCTCTGTCCCCCTTGGCCGCATTGCCGAGCCTGAAGACATCGCCGATGTGATCCTCTTCCTCGCCTCGGATCAGTCCCGCTACATGTGCGGCGCACTCCTCGAGGTAAACGGAGGAAAACCCGTCAAATGA
- a CDS encoding Lin0512 family protein, producing MDHRIILETGIGTDLYGQDYTKAAIRAVNDAIRHSSLTLFTELNLDHKQMTVKVTIGVQDPDALDTARVAAELPRGNAQVTAIKGGQNIPSADGTTASVIATAAIEAYYPIDQSAYKLSK from the coding sequence ATGGATCACCGTATCATCCTTGAAACAGGCATCGGCACAGACCTTTACGGCCAAGACTACACCAAAGCCGCGATCCGCGCCGTGAATGATGCCATCCGTCATTCCTCGCTCACCTTGTTCACGGAACTGAACCTCGACCACAAACAAATGACGGTTAAGGTCACCATCGGTGTTCAAGATCCAGACGCGCTCGACACCGCGCGTGTTGCTGCGGAATTGCCGCGTGGCAACGCTCAGGTCACGGCAATCAAGGGCGGCCAAAACATCCCCTCTGCCGATGGAACAACAGCCAGCGTCATCGCAACCGCCGCAATCGAAGCCTATTACCCCATCGACCAGTCGGCGTATAAACTTTCAAAATAA
- a CDS encoding Lin0512 family protein, giving the protein MPKTRVALEIGHGTSLRRMDYTAAARRAIQNALWRNSLTVAPAFGFPKEAMIVDVDIAVQHPDKVDTDALKDMFPYGQIAITASHGGLDIAKPTNTDHTVIANAAIVVSFDMEPA; this is encoded by the coding sequence ATGCCCAAAACCCGCGTTGCCCTAGAAATTGGTCACGGCACATCACTGCGCCGAATGGACTATACCGCCGCCGCCCGCCGCGCCATTCAAAACGCACTTTGGCGCAATTCATTAACGGTCGCACCCGCTTTCGGCTTCCCCAAAGAAGCCATGATCGTGGATGTAGACATCGCGGTACAACACCCTGATAAAGTGGACACAGACGCGCTCAAAGACATGTTTCCTTACGGCCAAATCGCGATCACGGCTTCTCACGGCGGCCTTGATATCGCCAAACCCACCAACACGGATCACACCGTCATCGCCAACGCCGCAATCGTCGTTTCTTTTGATATGGAGCCTGCATAA
- a CDS encoding AI-2E family transporter, translating to MALSTNEQVRYWGIGAVVFLLCLWVMGNVLLPFITGMAIAYFLDPVADRLEAAGLSRSVATTVITLVAVVVILILLIVLIPLLVRQTAGFVSALPEYVAQLQTFIKERFPEAFKEGSAVLQGLNSVIEFVRSKGGDLANALLASAFTIVDVAIFMVVAPVVAFYMLLDWDRMIATIDGWIPRDHLETVRDLARQVDNVLAGFVRGQLTVCSILGAFYAVALMLVGLQFGVVVGLIAGLLTFIPYVGSIIGGVLSIGLALFQFWDDPIWIVAVLVIFVIGQMLEGNFLTPKLVGRSVGLHPVWLMFALSAFGSFLGFTGMLIAVPVAAMLGVFFRFGVSQYLDGRLYTGMSGQKDNGDG from the coding sequence ATGGCGTTGAGCACAAATGAACAGGTGCGGTATTGGGGCATCGGTGCGGTGGTCTTTCTGCTGTGCCTTTGGGTGATGGGCAATGTGTTGTTGCCGTTCATCACGGGCATGGCGATTGCGTATTTTCTGGACCCTGTTGCGGATCGACTGGAAGCGGCGGGTTTGTCGCGCAGTGTGGCGACCACAGTGATTACGCTTGTGGCGGTGGTGGTCATCCTGATCTTACTGATTGTTTTGATCCCATTGCTGGTGCGCCAAACGGCGGGATTTGTGTCGGCGTTGCCTGAGTATGTGGCGCAACTGCAAACCTTTATCAAAGAACGCTTTCCTGAGGCTTTTAAAGAAGGGTCTGCAGTGTTGCAGGGGTTGAATTCCGTCATTGAATTTGTGCGCTCCAAGGGTGGGGATTTGGCAAATGCGTTGCTGGCGTCTGCGTTTACCATTGTGGATGTGGCCATTTTCATGGTCGTCGCCCCAGTCGTGGCATTTTACATGCTGCTCGATTGGGATCGTATGATCGCCACGATTGATGGCTGGATTCCGCGCGATCATTTGGAAACGGTGCGCGATTTGGCGCGGCAGGTGGACAATGTTCTGGCAGGATTCGTGCGTGGCCAATTGACGGTTTGCAGCATTTTGGGTGCATTTTATGCGGTGGCTTTGATGCTGGTCGGGCTACAATTTGGCGTGGTGGTTGGCCTGATTGCGGGACTGTTAACCTTTATCCCTTATGTGGGATCGATCATTGGGGGCGTGTTGTCCATCGGACTGGCGTTGTTTCAGTTTTGGGATGATCCGATTTGGATTGTCGCGGTTTTGGTGATCTTTGTGATTGGTCAGATGCTGGAAGGTAACTTTTTGACCCCGAAACTGGTTGGACGGTCCGTTGGGTTGCATCCTGTTTGGTTGATGTTTGCACTGTCTGCCTTTGGCAGCTTTTTGGGGTTCACAGGGATGCTGATTGCGGTTCCTGTTGCGGCCATGCTGGGCGTGTTCTTCCGATTTGGTGTAAGCCAATATTTGGACGGGCGATTGTACACGGGGATGTCGGGCCAGAAAGACAACGGCGATGGCTGA
- a CDS encoding DnaA/Hda family protein, whose product MAEQLVFDLPVKTAFGRDDFFRSAANEAAVAAIESWPTWPLGKMVLAGPAGAGKSHLAQIWAEMVEGSVIAANGDWDARDIGGAVCVENVHAIAGQRAQEERLFHLHNIQAQQERPLLMTGQGVPSGWAIGLPDLASRIQGSLLVQLGAPDDRLLAAVFLKQCADRQLQVEPGVVDYILRRAERSFVGMRDLVGQMDHLSLQRKKPIGQGMVREILAQMELDT is encoded by the coding sequence ATGGCTGAACAACTGGTGTTCGATCTGCCGGTTAAAACGGCGTTCGGACGGGATGATTTTTTCCGCTCTGCTGCGAACGAAGCGGCTGTGGCTGCTATCGAAAGCTGGCCCACTTGGCCCTTGGGTAAAATGGTTTTGGCTGGACCAGCGGGCGCGGGTAAATCCCATTTGGCACAGATTTGGGCCGAGATGGTTGAGGGATCGGTGATTGCAGCGAATGGCGACTGGGATGCACGCGATATCGGTGGCGCGGTGTGTGTGGAAAACGTGCATGCCATTGCTGGACAGCGCGCGCAGGAAGAACGGTTGTTTCACTTGCATAATATCCAAGCCCAACAGGAACGGCCGCTGTTGATGACAGGACAGGGCGTGCCAAGCGGTTGGGCCATTGGCCTGCCCGATCTGGCGAGCCGCATTCAGGGCAGCTTGCTCGTGCAATTGGGCGCGCCAGATGATAGGCTTTTGGCAGCGGTGTTTTTGAAACAATGCGCGGATCGGCAGTTGCAGGTGGAGCCAGGCGTTGTGGATTACATCCTGCGCCGCGCGGAGCGGTCCTTTGTCGGGATGCGCGATCTGGTGGGACAGATGGACCATCTGTCTTTGCAACGCAAAAAGCCAATTGGGCAGGGAATGGTGCGTGAAATTCTTGCGCAAATGGAGTTGGACACATGA
- a CDS encoding RNA degradosome polyphosphate kinase, which produces MKDSPVVSSHIEPDFLHNPTPEAVEVPELDITSSARFFNRELSWLAFNTRVLEEAQNPRLPLLERVKMLSISGTNLDEFYTVRVAGLREMVRNNIQRPALDGKTPQQQLDAIDLDARCLMQTQQDVWVDLMAEIKRDGIDILTRDKLSEEDRAHLKQVFVEQIFPILTPLAIDPAHPFPFIPNTGLTLALELRRKKDKRVLQSLLPIPAQVQRFVALPDGLAGTQRLIMLEEVLLEFLDQLFPGYGIVGHCSFRLLRDSDLELEDEAEDLVREFETALKRRRRGEVIRMTLSTGAPSGLTNVILESLGLKKSDVIEVDGLLGVSDLAAVILDSRADLQWQRFKPRVPERVQDFEGDIFAAIRQKDMLLHHPYETFDIVVEFLRQAARDPDVVAIKQTLYRTSNESPIVEALCEAAENGKSVTALVELKARFDEAANIRQSRRLERAGAHVVYGFIDLKTHAKLSTVVRREGDALVTYTHFGTGNYHPITAKFYTDLSFFTCDRDLGHDATKVFNYISGYVQPEGLSKLSVSPLYLKNDLLGMIQNEVDAVAQGKPGTIWAKMNALIDGDVIDALYRASQAGVKIDLVVRGICGLRPGIKGLSDNIRVKSIVGRFLEHSRIVCFGNGFGLPSKNAKVFMSSADWMGRNLKRRVESLVPITNKTVHAQIMSQIMAANLADQVNSWVLQPDGTYVRDLEGDGSAWFNCHKFFMENPSLSGRGSVGAKDVPKLMHSNEG; this is translated from the coding sequence ATGAAGGATAGCCCCGTGGTATCGTCACATATCGAGCCAGATTTTCTGCACAACCCAACACCAGAAGCGGTTGAAGTGCCCGAGTTGGATATCACCAGTTCCGCGCGGTTTTTTAATCGCGAGCTGAGCTGGCTCGCGTTTAACACCCGCGTTTTGGAAGAGGCGCAAAACCCGCGTTTGCCCCTGCTGGAACGGGTAAAAATGCTGTCGATTTCTGGTACGAACCTTGATGAATTTTACACCGTGCGTGTGGCAGGTCTGCGCGAAATGGTGCGCAATAATATTCAACGACCAGCCCTTGATGGGAAGACGCCCCAGCAGCAATTGGATGCCATTGATCTGGATGCCCGTTGTTTGATGCAAACCCAACAAGATGTCTGGGTCGATCTGATGGCCGAGATAAAGCGCGATGGGATTGATATTTTAACCCGTGATAAACTGTCAGAAGAGGATCGCGCGCATCTAAAACAAGTGTTTGTGGAACAGATTTTTCCGATCCTAACGCCGTTGGCCATTGATCCTGCGCATCCGTTTCCGTTTATCCCGAATACAGGTCTAACGTTGGCGTTGGAGTTGCGGCGCAAGAAAGACAAACGCGTTTTGCAATCTTTGCTGCCTATCCCCGCGCAGGTGCAGCGGTTTGTGGCGCTGCCAGATGGTTTGGCGGGCACACAACGGTTGATCATGCTCGAAGAGGTCTTGCTAGAGTTTTTGGATCAACTGTTTCCAGGCTATGGCATTGTTGGGCATTGTTCGTTCCGATTGCTACGCGACAGTGATTTAGAACTTGAAGACGAAGCTGAGGATTTGGTGCGCGAATTTGAAACCGCGCTGAAACGTCGTCGTCGAGGCGAAGTGATCCGCATGACTCTGTCCACAGGGGCACCGAGTGGGCTGACCAATGTGATCCTCGAGTCTTTGGGGCTTAAAAAATCTGATGTGATTGAAGTGGACGGTCTGCTGGGGGTTTCAGACCTTGCTGCGGTGATTTTGGACAGCCGTGCCGATCTGCAATGGCAGCGGTTTAAACCGCGTGTGCCAGAACGGGTGCAGGACTTTGAAGGGGATATTTTTGCGGCCATTCGCCAAAAAGATATGCTGCTACATCATCCTTACGAAACCTTTGACATCGTGGTGGAGTTTCTGCGCCAAGCAGCGCGCGATCCCGATGTGGTGGCGATCAAACAGACGCTGTATCGTACATCTAACGAAAGCCCGATTGTCGAGGCGTTGTGTGAGGCTGCGGAAAACGGAAAATCTGTGACCGCATTGGTGGAATTGAAAGCCCGATTTGATGAGGCCGCAAACATCCGTCAATCGCGGCGTTTGGAACGGGCAGGGGCGCATGTGGTTTACGGATTTATTGATCTAAAAACCCACGCGAAACTGTCCACTGTTGTGCGGCGCGAAGGCGATGCGCTGGTCACATACACACACTTTGGAACAGGGAATTATCATCCTATCACAGCCAAATTTTACACCGACCTTTCGTTTTTCACTTGTGATCGGGATTTAGGCCATGATGCGACGAAAGTGTTTAATTACATCTCTGGCTATGTGCAGCCAGAAGGGCTGAGTAAACTGTCCGTGTCGCCGCTGTATCTGAAAAATGATCTGCTGGGGATGATCCAAAACGAAGTGGATGCGGTGGCACAAGGAAAGCCTGGCACAATCTGGGCCAAGATGAACGCGCTGATTGATGGCGATGTGATTGATGCCCTTTATCGCGCGTCGCAGGCAGGTGTGAAAATTGATCTGGTTGTGCGTGGGATTTGCGGTTTGCGTCCCGGTATCAAGGGATTAAGCGACAATATCCGCGTAAAATCCATTGTTGGCAGGTTTTTGGAACATTCGCGGATTGTGTGCTTTGGCAATGGGTTTGGATTGCCTAGCAAAAACGCCAAAGTGTTCATGTCATCGGCCGATTGGATGGGGCGCAATTTGAAACGCCGCGTGGAATCGCTCGTGCCGATAACCAACAAAACTGTGCATGCCCAGATCATGAGCCAAATCATGGCTGCCAATCTGGCCGATCAGGTAAATTCTTGGGTGTTGCAGCCCGATGGCACTTATGTTCGCGACTTGGAAGGGGACGGATCAGCTTGGTTCAATTGCCACAAGTTTTTCATGGAAAATCCGTCGCTGTCTGGCCGTGGTTCGGTTGGCGCGAAAGATGTGCCAAAGTTGATGCACAGCAATGAAGGTTAA